The genomic region ACTTTTGGTAGTGTAGAATCTGTTAAGACAGTTTCTGAATTATACTCACCTGTTTCAGGTAAAATTATAGAAGTTAATGAAGATCTTGAAGATGAACCAGAAGCAGTCAATGAATCACCATACGAAAAAGCATGGATGGTTAAAGTTGAGTTGAGTGACGAAAGTGAACTTGATGCATTAATGGATGCAGCTGCTTATGAAGAAATGATTGGTGAATAATACTTATTTTGAACTCCTTGGTAACATGTTTATCTTGGAGTTTTTTGAACTTTATATCAATGATAGGTAAGCGACTTCGTATGGACAGATTAGGTTAAAGTACGAGAGGAGCTATAACACCATATAACACAAATTGAGTAAGTTTTTCTGAGATTTAGCTCCATAGCGCATCTATGATTAAAAGTCGTCTTACGCCCATTTTATTTAGAAGGTGAAGACTATGGCGATCGTAAACAAAATCATTGTTGTAGAAGGTAAATCTGACAAAAAAAGAGTCAAAGAAGTATTAACAGAATCAGTAGATATTATTTGTACACATGGCACGAT from Staphylococcus felis harbors:
- the gcvH gene encoding glycine cleavage system protein GcvH, with the translated sequence MAVPNELKYSKEHEWVKVDGNVALIGITDFAQSELGDIVFVELPEVDDEVSEGETFGSVESVKTVSELYSPVSGKIIEVNEDLEDEPEAVNESPYEKAWMVKVELSDESELDALMDAAAYEEMIGE